One genomic region from Manis pentadactyla isolate mManPen7 chromosome 12, mManPen7.hap1, whole genome shotgun sequence encodes:
- the LOC130679780 gene encoding olfactory receptor-like protein OLF4, giving the protein MYLIAVFGNLIIILAVKSDSHFHTPMYFFLSNLAFVDICFTTTTIPKMLVTIWTESKVITFAGCISQMYLYIHLAVLDDFLLTVMAYDRFVAVCHPLHYTVIMSPQLCGLLVLVCWVTVVSLYYCTSLGVYLSSAATYSSHSSATATVIYTLVTPMLNPIIYSLRNKDIKGALKRVLCMEGVKTQIVLGMKCP; this is encoded by the exons ATGTACCTGATTGCTGTGTTTGGAAACCTAATCATCATCCTCGCTGTGAAATCAGACTCCCACTTCCACACCcctatgtacttcttcctctccaacCTGGCTTTTGTAGACATCTGTTTTACCACCACGACCATCCCAAAAATGTTAGTCACTATATGGACAGAAAGCAAAGTTATAACCTTTGCAGGCTGCATCAGCCAGATGTACCTCTACATACACTTGGCAGTGTTAGATGACTTTCTTCTCactgtgatggcctatgaccgctttGTGGCCGTCTGCCACCCTCTGCACTACACAGTCATCATGAGTCCCCAGCTCTGTGGGCTGCTGGTTCTGGTCTGCTGGGTCA CTGTTGTCTCCTTATATTATTGTACAAGCCTAGGGGTGTACCTCAGCTCTGCTGCTACCTACAGTTCGCATTCAAGCGCAACAGCCACAGTGATATACACCTTGGTCACACCCATGCTCAACCCCATCATCTACAGTCTaagaaacaaagacataaaagggGCTCTGAAAAGAGTCCTTTGTATGGAAGGTGTCAAAACACAAATTGTTCTGGGGATGAAGTGCCCATGA